A single Mangifera indica cultivar Alphonso unplaced genomic scaffold, CATAS_Mindica_2.1 Un_0074, whole genome shotgun sequence DNA region contains:
- the LOC123207378 gene encoding probable nucleoredoxin 1, giving the protein MADTPSTDTQAVFHDVYTILSSSERDFLVRNDGNQVKIESLKGKKVGLYFSASWCVPCKRFTPALAESYDELSSKGDFEVVFVSGDEDEEAFKGYFSKMPWLAIPFSDSETRDRLDKLFEVSGVPYLVILDENGKVLTDSGVEIIREYGVEGYPFTEEKIKEMKEEEERAKREQSLKSILVTKSRDYLVSSDGKKIPVAELEGKTVGLYFSLHSFKASAGFTPELIKVYEKLKEKGESFEIVSISLDEEEESFKESLCSVPWLALPFKDKSCEKLARYFELSTLPTLVIIGPDGKTLNSNVAEAVQEHGVEAFPFTPEKFAQLAEIEKAKEATQTLESVLVSEDLDFVIGKDGSKIPVSELVGKTIVLYFSAHWCPPCRAFLPKLTEAYHKIKAKNEPFEVIFISSDRDQASFDDFFSGMPWLALPFGDRRKASLSRKFKVRGIPMLVALGPTGRTISTEARNLISVHGDAAYPFTEEHVKNIEAKIEEMAKGWPEKVKHARHEHELVLTRRMVYACDGCDEEGHMWSFYCGKCDFDLHPKCALEEHKETKDDDAKEDKPSQEGRICEGDVCYKA; this is encoded by the exons ATGGCCGACACTCCATCTACTGATACCCAAGCAGTTTTTCATGATGTTTACACCATCCTCTCTTCTTCTGAGAGAGACTTTCTTGTTCGCAACGACGGTAACCAG gtTAAAATTGAGAGCTTGAAGGGAAAGAAGGTTGGGTTGTATTTCTCAGCATCATGGTGTGTTCCGTGTAAGCGATTCACGCCGGCTTTGGCGGAGTCTTACGATGAACTCTCTTCAAAAGGTGATTTTGAGGTTGTTTTTGTTTCGGGTGATGAGGATGAAGAGGCATTCAAGGGCTACTTCTCAAAGATGCCTTGGCTTGCGATCCCATTCTCTGATTCAGAGACACGTGATAGATTGGATAAGTTGTTCGAGGTGAGTGGTGTCCCTTACCTGGTGATTCTTGATGAAAATGGGAAAGTTTTGACTGATAGTGGAGTGGAGATCATTCGAGAGTATGGAGTGGAAGGGTACCCTTTTACTGAAGAAAAGATCAAGGAGatgaaagaggaagaagaaagagccAAAAGGGAACAGTCCTTAAAATCTATCTTGGTCACCAAATCACGGGACTACTTGGTTTCATCCGATGGAAAAAAG ATACCTGTCGCGGAACTTGAAGGGAAGACTGTTGGTCTGTACTTTTCGTTGCATTCATTCAAGGCCTCTGCTGGCTTTACTCCAGAGCTAATCAAGGTCTATGAGAAGCTGAAAGAAAAGGGGGAGAGCTTTGAGATTGTGTCAATATCCCTTGATGAGGAGGAGGAATCTTTCAAGGAGAGCTTATGTAGCGTGCCTTGGCTAGCATTGCCCTTCAAGGATAAGAGCTGTGAGAAGCTGGCTCGGTACTTTGAGCTCTCCACCCTTCCCACTCTGGTGATTATTGGGCCAGATGGGAAAACTCTCAATTCCAATGTTGCTGAAGCTGTCCAAGAACATGGAGTTGAGGCATTCCCATTCACCCCTGAAAAGTTTGCACAACTTGCTGAAATAGAGAAAGCGAAAGAGGCAACTCAAACCCTGGAATCAGTTCTGGTTTCTGAGGATCTGGATTTTGTCATTGGGAAAGATGGAAGCAAG ATTCCGGTGTCCGAATTAGTTGGGAAGACCATTGTCCTGTACTTTTCAGCGCATTGGTGCCCTCCCTGCCGGGCATTTTTGCCAAAACTTACAGAAGCATACCACAAAATCAAGGCAAAAAATGAACCATTTGAAGTGATTTTTATTTCTAGTGACAGGGACCAAGCTTcctttgatgattttttttcaggAATGCCATGGCTGGCGCTTCCCTTTGGTGATAGGAGGAAGGCATCTTTGAGTCGGAAATTCAAGGTCCGTGGCATTCCTATGCTAGTGGCTCTTGGACCAACTGGCCGAACCATCTCAACAGAAGCAAGGAATCTGATTTCAGTCCATGGAGATGCTGCTTATCCTTTTACCGAAGAACATGTGAAGAATATTGAAGCGAAAATTGAGGAAATGGCAAAGGGGTGGCCTGAGAAGGTGAAGCATGCACGTCATGAGCATGAGCTTGTTCTTACTCGCCGCATGGTGTATGCCTGTGATGGATGTGATGAAGAAGGACACATGTGGTCATTCTACTGTGGAAAATGTGACTTCGATCTACATCCCAAATGTGCTTTGGAAGAGCATAAAGAAACCAAAGATGATGATGCCAAGGAAGATAAACCCAGCCAAGAAGGACGGATCTGTGAAGGGGATGTCTGTTACAAGGCTTGA
- the LOC123207367 gene encoding galactinol synthase 1-like: MAPEVPVDVFSGSGKISTLNKGYSKRAYVTFLAGNGDYVKGVVGLAKGLRKVKSAYPLVVAILPDVPDEHRQILRSQGCIVQEIEPIYPPENQIQFAMAYYVINYSKLRIWNFEEYSKMIYLDADIQVFENIDNLFDTADGYFYAVMDCFCEKTWSNSPQYSIGYCQQCPDKVKWPAEMGSPPPLYFNAGMFVFEPSRLTYESLFETLQIIPPTPFAEQDFLNMFFQKIYKPIPLAYNLVLAMIWRHPENVELEKVKVVHYCAAGSKPWRYTGKEVNMDREDIKMLVEKWWDIYNDESLDFKAEDHAPEEETFSRTSIMSTMPKSAISYIPAPSAA; encoded by the exons ATGGCCCCAGAAGTTCCTGTAGATGTCTTCTCGGGCAGTGGCAAGATTTCTACGTTGAACAAGGGCTATTCAAAAAGAGCCTACGTGACATTTTTAGCCGGCAATGGCGATTATGTTAAAGGAGTGGTTGGGTTGGCTAAGGGTTTGCGCAAGGTGAAAAGTGCATACCCTCTAGTTGTTGCAATTTTGCCCGATGTCCCCGATGAGCACCGTCAGATCCTAAGGTCTCAGGGCTGCATCGTTCAAGAAATCGAGCCTATTTACCCCCCAGAAAATCAGATTCAATTTGCCATGGCCTACTATGTCATCAACTATTCCAAGCTCCGCATATGGAAT TTCGAGGAGTACAGCAAGATGATATACTTGGATGCTGATATTCAAGTGTTCGAGAATATTGACAATCTTTTCGACACGGCAGACGGGTATTTCTACGCTGTAATGGACTGCTTCTGTGAGAAGACATGGAGCAACTCACCCCAATACTCCATTGGCTACTGCCAGCAGTGCCCAGATAAAGTCAAATGGCCTGCCGAGATGGGATCTCCTCCTCCTCTGTACTTCAATGCTGGAATGTTTGTGTTCGAGCCTAGCCGTTTAACCTATGAAAGTCTTTTTGAGACTCTCCAAATCATTCCACCAACACCATTTGCTGAGCAA GATTTCTTGAACATGTTCTTCCAAAAGATTTACAAACCAATTCCCTTGGCCTACAACTTGGTTCTCGCGATGATTTGGCGCCACCCAGAGAATGTGGAGCTTGAGAAAGTAAAGGTGGTGCATTATTGCGCTGCT GGTTCAAAGCCCTGGAGGTACACTGGAAAGGAAGTTAATATGGACAGAGAAGACATAAAGATGTTAGTGGAAAAATGGTGGGATATTTATAACGATGAGTCCCTTGATTTCAAGGCAGAAGATCATGCTCCAGAAGAAGAGACATTTTCGAGAACATCCATCATGTCTACTATGCCAAAATCTGCCATTTCTTACATTCCGGCTCCCTCCGCCGCTTGA
- the LOC123207382 gene encoding ADP-ribosylation factor-like yields the protein MGLTFTKLFSRLFAKREMRILMVGLDAAGKTTILYKLKLGEIVTTIPTIGFNVETVEYKNISFTVWDVGGQDKIRPLWRHYFQNTQGLIFVVDSNDRDRIGEAKDELHRMLNEDELRDAVLLVFANKQDLPNAMNAAEITDKLGLHSLRQRHWYIQSTCATSGEGLYEGLEWLSNNIANKA from the exons ATGGGGCTGACGTTCACAAAGCTGTTCAGCCGGCTTTTTGCCAAGAGAGAAATGCGTATTCTTATGGTTGGTCTTGATGCTGCTGGTAAGACCACCATCTTGTACAAGCTCAAGCTGGGAGAGATTGTGACCACAATTCCTACTATTG GGTTTAATGTGGAGACTGTTGAATATAAGAACATTAGCTTCACAGTGTGGGATGTTGGTGGTCAGGACAAG ATTCGTCCCTTGTGGAGGCACTATTTCCAGAATACTCAGGGCCTGATATTCGTGGTGGATAGCAATGATAGAGATCGTATCGGTGAGGCAAAAGATGAATTGCATAGGATGTTGAATGAg GATGAGCTGCGAGATGCTGTCTTGCTTGTATTTGCTAACAAACAGGATCTTCCAAATGCAATGAATGCTGCTGAGATTACTGATAAACTCGGCCTCCACTCGCTCAGGCAGCGTCACTG GTACATTCAAAGCACCTGTGCAACCTCTGGTGAGGGTCTTTATGAAGGTCTGGAATGGCTCTCCAACAACATTGCTAACAAG GCATGA